The following are encoded together in the Cicer arietinum cultivar CDC Frontier isolate Library 1 chromosome 2, Cicar.CDCFrontier_v2.0, whole genome shotgun sequence genome:
- the LOC101501557 gene encoding brefeldin A-inhibited guanine nucleotide-exchange protein 1 isoform X1: MSASQSLGGPSRCGRILGPSLDKIIKNAAWRKHSHLVSSCKSTLDKLESLSESESEFDSKSPLLGLSSSDAEYVLQPLFLALDSAYAKVVEPALECTFKLLSLGLVCGEIDNNNSQSVGGGGVVFNIIDAICKSGGLGEEAIELGVLRVLLSSVRSPCILIRGDCLVQIVRTCYNVYLGGVNGTNQICAKSVLAQIMTIVFTRVEEDSMDVFVKRVSVSELLEFTDKNLNEGNSIHFCQNFINEVMEATQGLPLIPSPMEIIIPKPQLDDPEPDGITTSSSKIREDGFLLFKNLCKLSMKFSSQQHPDDRILLRGKILSLELLKVVMDNGGSIWRVNERFLNGIKQYLCLSLLKNSALSAMAIFQLQCSIFMNLLSKFRSGLKKEIGMFFPMLILRVLENVLQPSFLQKMTVLNLLDKLSQDPQIIIDIFVNYDCDVDASNIFERIVNGLLKTALGPPTGSTTSLSPAQDITFRHESVKCLVSIIKSMGAWMDQQIRPGDLYLIKSPESTSVGESQLTLNGEEGIASDLELHPDANSEFSDAATLEQRRAYKVELQKGISLFNRKPSKGIEFLLSNKKIGSSPEEVALFLKNTGGLDETKIGEYLGEREEFSLKVMHAYVDSFHFKGMDFGEAIRFFLQGFRLPGEAQKIDRIMEKFAERFCKCNPSSFSSADTAYVLAYSVIMLNTDAHNNMVKDKMTKADFIRNNRGIDDGKDLPEEYLGVLYEKIVRNEIKMNADSSAPQSKQANSFNRLLGLDGILNLVNWKQNEEKAVGANGLLIRHIQEQFKSNSRKSESAYHVVTDVAILRFMVEVCWGPMLAAFSVTLDQSDDRVATSQSLQGFRHAVHVTAVMGMQTQRDAFVTSVAKFTYLHCAGDMKQKNVDAVKAIISIAIEDGDHLQEAWEHILTCLSRIEHLQLLGEGAPSDATFFTSSNFETEEKTPKTLGFSSFKKGTLQNPAMVAVVRGSSYDSTSVGVNPSALVTPEQINSFISNLNLLDQIGNFELNHVFAHSQRLNGEAIVAFVKALCKVSISELQSPTDPRVFGLTKIVEIAHYNMNRIRLVWSRIWNVLSDFFVSVGLSENLSVAIFAMDSLRQLAMKFLEREELANYNFQNEFLRPFVIVMQKSNSTEIRELIVRCISQMVLSRVSNVKSGWKSVFMVFTAAAADERKNIVLLAFETMEKIVREFFPYITETETTTFTDCVGCLLTFTNSRFNSDVSLNAIAFLRFCAVRLADGGLVCNKKRNADGSSIVVANGVSDVQDLTDNDDHMSFWIPLLSGLSKLTSDPRSAIRKSSLEVLFNILKDHGHLFSRTFWNSIFCSVIFPVYNSVSGKRDMSILDSHCSSSSVFVHTEGSTWDSETSSVAAECLIDLFVIFFDMVRSQLPGVVSVLTGFIRSPVQGPASTGVAGLVRLTGDLGNRLSEEEWKEIFLCLKDAATSSVPGFIKVLRTMSNIEVLKISQSSDHDLTNDEFDDDNLQTATYVVSRTKNHIAMQLLIIQVTTDLYRKHQQSLSLLNIKVLIELYSSIACSILELSAPPVVHFENESFQNHLNFLQNLHDSHHFVHDEIDLEQELVTVCENVLDIYLTCAGSASAIHKSDTQPVPRRQLPLNSAKKEEIAARTSLVISALQGLAGLGKDSFRRYIPRFFQLLVDLVRSEHTSGEVQLALSNMFRSSVGPIIME, from the exons atgtCCGCATCGCAATCCCTTGGAGGTCCTTCACGGTGTGGCAGAATCCTTGGTCCGTCACTCGACAAGATCATCAAGAACGCAGCCTGGCGTAAGCACTCTCACCTTGTCTCCTCCTGCAAATCCACCCTTGACAAGCTCGAATCCCTCTCCGAGTCGGAGTCGGAGTTCGATTCCAAATCCCCTCTTTTAGGTCTCTCCTCCTCGGATGCCGAATATGTCCTTCAACCTCTTTTTCTCGCGCTTGACTCTGCTTACGCTAAGGTTGTTGAACCTGCTCTTGAATGCACTTTTAAACTGCTATCTCTTGGCCTTGTATGCGGCGAGATCGATAATAATAATTCACAGTCTGTTGGTGGCGGTGGTGTCGTCTTCAATATCATTGACGCCATCTGTAAGTCGGGCGGCCTTGGCGAGGAGGCAATCGAGTTAGGCGTGCTCAGAGTCCTGCTTTCATCTGTAAGATCCCCATGCATTCTGATCCGGGGAGATTGTCTGGTTCAGATTGTTAGAACTTGTTATAATGTATACCTCGGTGGGGTAAACGGAACTAATCAGATCTGTGCTAAGTCGGTTCTTGCCCAGATCATGACTATTGTTTTCACCAGAGTCGAGGAGGACTCCATGGATGTCTTCGTTAAAAGGGTTTCTGTTAGTGAACTCTTGGAGTTCACCGATAAGAATTTAAACGAGGGCAATTCCATTCATTTTTGCCAAAACTTTATCAACGAGGTCATGGAGGCCACTCAGGGTCTTCCTCTCATCCCATCGCCTATGGAAATAATAATACCCAAACCACAACTGGACGATCCTGAACCTGATGGAATTACTACTAGTAGTAGTAAAATAAGGGAGGAtggttttcttctttttaaaaatttgtgcaAATTGTCTATGAAATTCTCCTCTCAACAACACCCCGATGATCGTATCCTTTTGAGAGGAAAAATATTGTCCTTGGAGCTCCTTAAGGTTGTCATGGATAACGGTGGCTCAATATGGCGCGTCAATGAAAG GTTTCTCAATGGCATCAAGCAGTATCTATGCTTGTCATTATTAAAGAACAGTGCCCTTTCAGCAATGGCCATTTTTCAACTTCAGTGTTCCATTTTCATGAACTTGTTATCGAAATTTAGATCAGGCTTGAAAAAAGAAATTGGCATGTTTTTCCCCATGCTTATCCTCCGTGTTCTTGAGAATGTTCTTCAGCCCAGTTTTCTGCAGAAAATGACTGTCCTTAACTTATTGGACAAATTATCTCAAGATCCTCAGATTATTATTGACATTTTTGTCAATTATGATTGTGATGTGGATGCTTCGAACATATTTGAAAG GATTGTCAACGGCCTTCTGAAAACTGCTTTGGGACCACCTACGGGGTCAACCACATCTTTGTCTCCAGCACAAGATATTACTTTCCGACATGAATCTGTGAAGTGCTTGGTCAGCATCATCAAGTCAATGGGAGCATGGATGGATCAGCAGATAAGGCCAGGAGATCTGTATCTTATTAAGAGCCCCGAAAGCACCAGCGTAGGAGAGAGCCAGTTAACACTAAATGGAGAAGAAGGAATTGCTTCTGATCTTGAGTTACATCCTGATGCAAATTCTGAATTCTCAGATGCTGCCACGTTAGAGCAGCGCCGGGCATATAAAGTTGAGCTTCAG AAAGGTATATCACTTTTTAATAGAAAACCTTCCAAGGGTATTGAATTCTTGCTAAGCAACAAAAAAATTGGTAGTTCTCCAGAAGAAGTGGCCTTGTTCCTGAAGAATACTGGTGGTCTTGACGAGACCAAGATTGGTGAATATTTGGGCGAAAGAGAGGAGTTTTCTCTTAAAGTTATGCATGCTTACGTAGATTCCTTCCACTTCAAAGGGATGGACTTTGGTGAAGCTATACGATTTTTTCTTCAGGGCTTTAGGTTGCCTGGTGAGGCACAGAAAATTGATCGCATTATGGAGAAGTTTGCTGAGCGCTTTTGTAAATGCAATCCTAGTTCTTTCAGCAGTGCAGACACAGCCTACGTTCTTGCATACTCTGTAATAATGCTTAATACAGACGCTCATAATAATATGGTGAAAGATAAG ATGACAAAGGCTGATTTTATCCGAAACAACCGAGGAATAGATGATGGAAAAGATTTACCGGAGGAATATCTTGGGGTCCTTTATGAAAAAATTGTTAGAAACGAAATTAAGATGAACGCCGATTCTTCTGCACCTCAGAGTAAACAAGCAAATAGTTTTAATAGATTGCTGGGATTAGATGGTATACTCAATCTTGTGAACTGGAAGCAAAACGAGGAAAAAGCAGTGGGTGCAAATGGGCTTCTCATTCGGCACATTCAGGAGCAGTTTAAATCAAATTCACGAAAATCAGA ATCTGCTTATCATGTTGTCACAGACGTGGCTATACTGAGGTTTATGGTCGAAGTATGTTGGGGGCCTATGCTGGCTGCATTTAGCGTAACGCTTGACCAGAGTGATGACAGGGTAGCTACTTCTCAATCCTTACAGGGATTTCGACATGCTGTGCATGTTACAGCAGTGATGGGCATGCAAACTCAAAGGGATGCTTTTGTTACATCTGTTGCCAAATTCACTTATCTGCATTGTGCTGGAGATATGAAACAGAAAAATGTTGATGCTGTCAAG GCAATAATATCAATTGCCATTGAAGACGGTGATCATCTGCAAGAAGCCTGGGAACACATATTAACGTGCCTCTCTCGAATTGAGCATTTGCAACTGTTAGGTGAGGGCGCCCCAAGTGATGCAACCTTCTTCACTTCATCTAATTTTGAAACAGAGGAGAAAACACCAAAAACATTAGGTTTCTCTTCTTTTAAGAAAGGAACTCTCCAGAATCCAGCCATGGTGGCCGTAGTTCGGGGAAGTTCATATGACAGTACTAGTGTTGGGGTCAACCCTTCTGCATTGGTAACACCGGAGCAGATAAATAGTTTCATTTCTAATTTGAATCTGCTGGATCAAATTGGGAACTTTGAATTGAACCATGTATTTGCTCATAGTCAACGGTTGAATGGTGAAGCAATAGTAGCATTTGTGAAAGCTCTTTGCAAAGTTTCCATCTCAGAGTTACAGTCTCCAACAGACCCTCGTGTATTTGGGCTCACTAAAATAGTAGAAATCGC GCATTATAATATGAACCGCATCAGATTAGTGTGGTCTCGCATATGGAATGTTCTATCCGATTTCTTTGTGTCAGTTGGCTTGTCAGAAAACCTGTCAGTTGCGATCTTTGCCATGGATTCACTGCGACAACTTGCGATGAAATTTTTGGAGCGTGAGGAGCTGGCTAATTATAACTTCCAGAATGAATTTCTGAGACCATTTGTGATTGTTATGCAGAAGAGCAACTCTACAGAAATTAGAGAATTAATAGTTCGTTGTATTTCACAGATGGTCCTTAGCCGTGTCAGCAATGTGAAATCTGGCTGGAAAAGTGTTTTTATG GTTTTTACAGCTGCTGCGGCTGACGAGCGGAAGAATATAGTATTGTTGGCATTTGAGACCATGGAGAAAATAGTGCGTGAATTTTTCCCTTATATTACTGAGACGGAAACAACGACCTTCACTGACTGTGTTGGATGCCTTTTGACATTTACAAATAGCCGATTCAATAGTGATGTTAGCCTCAATGCAATTGCATTTCTTCGTTTCTGTGCAGTCAGACTTGCTGATGGAGGACTTGTTTGCAATAAGAAGAGAAATGCCGATGGCTCATCAATTGTAGTAGCAAATGGTGTTTCGGATGTACAAGATCTTACTGATAACGACGATCACATGTCCTTTTGGATTCCTTTGCTATCAG GGCTGTCAAAATTAACTTCTGATCCAAGATCAGCTATCAGAAAGAGTTCATTGGAggttctttttaatattttgaaggaTCATGGGCATCTATTCTCACGCACATTTTGGAATAGCATTTTCTGTTCTGTTATTTTCCCTGTATATAACTCAGTATCTGGAAAGCGAGACATGAGTATCCTAGACAGTcattgttcatcttcttcagtATTTGTGCATACTGAAGGAAGCACATGGGATTCTGAGACTTCTTCGGTAGCAGCAGAATGTTTAATAGATTTATTTGTCATCTTCTTTGATATGGTGAGGTCTCAGCTACCAGGTGTGGTGTCTGTACTGACAGGTTTCATTAGAAGTCCTGTTCAGGGTCCAGCTAGTACTGGAGTTGCTGGATTAGTGCGTCTCACAGGTGACCTTGGTAATAGGCTTTCAGAAGAAGAATGGAAAGAGATTTTTCTGTGTTTGAAAGATGCAGCTACATCATCAGTGCCTGGATTCATAAAGGTCTTGAGAACCATGAGTAATATTGAGGTGCTTAAAATTTCACAGTCTTCTGATCATGATTTGACAaatgatgagtttgatgatgaCAATCTGCAAACAGCCACATATGTTGTGTCAAGAACAAAGAATCATATTGCCATGCAGCTACTTATTATACAG GTTACAACTGATCTGTACAGAAAACACCAGCAATCCTTATCACTGCTCAACATCAAAGTCCTTATTGAATTATATTCATCTATTGCTTGCTCGATCTTGGAATTATCTGCCCCGCCTGTGGTTCATTTTGAAAATGAGTCCTTCCAGAATCACCTCAACTTTCTACAAAACTTACATGACAGTCATCATTTTGTGCATGATGAGATAGATCTAGAACAAGAATTAGTAACTGTATGTGAAAATGTACTGGACATATATCTAACTTGTGCTGGTTCTGCATCTGCAATTCACAAGTCTGATACTCAGCCAGTGCCACGTCGACAACTGCCTCTGAATTCAGCCAAGAAAGAAGAGATAGCTGCTAGGACATCTCTAGTCATCTCAGCACTGCAAGGGTTGGCTGGTCTGGGAAAAGATTCATTCAGACGGTATATTCCACGGTTCTTTCAGTTATTGGTAGATCTAGTGAGGAGTGAACACACCTCTGGAGAAGTTCAGCTTGCCCTGAGTAATATGTTCCGTTCGTCTGTAGGCCCCATTATAATGGAATGA
- the LOC101501557 gene encoding brefeldin A-inhibited guanine nucleotide-exchange protein 1 isoform X2, with protein sequence MAIFQLQCSIFMNLLSKFRSGLKKEIGMFFPMLILRVLENVLQPSFLQKMTVLNLLDKLSQDPQIIIDIFVNYDCDVDASNIFERIVNGLLKTALGPPTGSTTSLSPAQDITFRHESVKCLVSIIKSMGAWMDQQIRPGDLYLIKSPESTSVGESQLTLNGEEGIASDLELHPDANSEFSDAATLEQRRAYKVELQKGISLFNRKPSKGIEFLLSNKKIGSSPEEVALFLKNTGGLDETKIGEYLGEREEFSLKVMHAYVDSFHFKGMDFGEAIRFFLQGFRLPGEAQKIDRIMEKFAERFCKCNPSSFSSADTAYVLAYSVIMLNTDAHNNMVKDKMTKADFIRNNRGIDDGKDLPEEYLGVLYEKIVRNEIKMNADSSAPQSKQANSFNRLLGLDGILNLVNWKQNEEKAVGANGLLIRHIQEQFKSNSRKSESAYHVVTDVAILRFMVEVCWGPMLAAFSVTLDQSDDRVATSQSLQGFRHAVHVTAVMGMQTQRDAFVTSVAKFTYLHCAGDMKQKNVDAVKAIISIAIEDGDHLQEAWEHILTCLSRIEHLQLLGEGAPSDATFFTSSNFETEEKTPKTLGFSSFKKGTLQNPAMVAVVRGSSYDSTSVGVNPSALVTPEQINSFISNLNLLDQIGNFELNHVFAHSQRLNGEAIVAFVKALCKVSISELQSPTDPRVFGLTKIVEIAHYNMNRIRLVWSRIWNVLSDFFVSVGLSENLSVAIFAMDSLRQLAMKFLEREELANYNFQNEFLRPFVIVMQKSNSTEIRELIVRCISQMVLSRVSNVKSGWKSVFMVFTAAAADERKNIVLLAFETMEKIVREFFPYITETETTTFTDCVGCLLTFTNSRFNSDVSLNAIAFLRFCAVRLADGGLVCNKKRNADGSSIVVANGVSDVQDLTDNDDHMSFWIPLLSGLSKLTSDPRSAIRKSSLEVLFNILKDHGHLFSRTFWNSIFCSVIFPVYNSVSGKRDMSILDSHCSSSSVFVHTEGSTWDSETSSVAAECLIDLFVIFFDMVRSQLPGVVSVLTGFIRSPVQGPASTGVAGLVRLTGDLGNRLSEEEWKEIFLCLKDAATSSVPGFIKVLRTMSNIEVLKISQSSDHDLTNDEFDDDNLQTATYVVSRTKNHIAMQLLIIQVTTDLYRKHQQSLSLLNIKVLIELYSSIACSILELSAPPVVHFENESFQNHLNFLQNLHDSHHFVHDEIDLEQELVTVCENVLDIYLTCAGSASAIHKSDTQPVPRRQLPLNSAKKEEIAARTSLVISALQGLAGLGKDSFRRYIPRFFQLLVDLVRSEHTSGEVQLALSNMFRSSVGPIIME encoded by the exons ATGGCCATTTTTCAACTTCAGTGTTCCATTTTCATGAACTTGTTATCGAAATTTAGATCAGGCTTGAAAAAAGAAATTGGCATGTTTTTCCCCATGCTTATCCTCCGTGTTCTTGAGAATGTTCTTCAGCCCAGTTTTCTGCAGAAAATGACTGTCCTTAACTTATTGGACAAATTATCTCAAGATCCTCAGATTATTATTGACATTTTTGTCAATTATGATTGTGATGTGGATGCTTCGAACATATTTGAAAG GATTGTCAACGGCCTTCTGAAAACTGCTTTGGGACCACCTACGGGGTCAACCACATCTTTGTCTCCAGCACAAGATATTACTTTCCGACATGAATCTGTGAAGTGCTTGGTCAGCATCATCAAGTCAATGGGAGCATGGATGGATCAGCAGATAAGGCCAGGAGATCTGTATCTTATTAAGAGCCCCGAAAGCACCAGCGTAGGAGAGAGCCAGTTAACACTAAATGGAGAAGAAGGAATTGCTTCTGATCTTGAGTTACATCCTGATGCAAATTCTGAATTCTCAGATGCTGCCACGTTAGAGCAGCGCCGGGCATATAAAGTTGAGCTTCAG AAAGGTATATCACTTTTTAATAGAAAACCTTCCAAGGGTATTGAATTCTTGCTAAGCAACAAAAAAATTGGTAGTTCTCCAGAAGAAGTGGCCTTGTTCCTGAAGAATACTGGTGGTCTTGACGAGACCAAGATTGGTGAATATTTGGGCGAAAGAGAGGAGTTTTCTCTTAAAGTTATGCATGCTTACGTAGATTCCTTCCACTTCAAAGGGATGGACTTTGGTGAAGCTATACGATTTTTTCTTCAGGGCTTTAGGTTGCCTGGTGAGGCACAGAAAATTGATCGCATTATGGAGAAGTTTGCTGAGCGCTTTTGTAAATGCAATCCTAGTTCTTTCAGCAGTGCAGACACAGCCTACGTTCTTGCATACTCTGTAATAATGCTTAATACAGACGCTCATAATAATATGGTGAAAGATAAG ATGACAAAGGCTGATTTTATCCGAAACAACCGAGGAATAGATGATGGAAAAGATTTACCGGAGGAATATCTTGGGGTCCTTTATGAAAAAATTGTTAGAAACGAAATTAAGATGAACGCCGATTCTTCTGCACCTCAGAGTAAACAAGCAAATAGTTTTAATAGATTGCTGGGATTAGATGGTATACTCAATCTTGTGAACTGGAAGCAAAACGAGGAAAAAGCAGTGGGTGCAAATGGGCTTCTCATTCGGCACATTCAGGAGCAGTTTAAATCAAATTCACGAAAATCAGA ATCTGCTTATCATGTTGTCACAGACGTGGCTATACTGAGGTTTATGGTCGAAGTATGTTGGGGGCCTATGCTGGCTGCATTTAGCGTAACGCTTGACCAGAGTGATGACAGGGTAGCTACTTCTCAATCCTTACAGGGATTTCGACATGCTGTGCATGTTACAGCAGTGATGGGCATGCAAACTCAAAGGGATGCTTTTGTTACATCTGTTGCCAAATTCACTTATCTGCATTGTGCTGGAGATATGAAACAGAAAAATGTTGATGCTGTCAAG GCAATAATATCAATTGCCATTGAAGACGGTGATCATCTGCAAGAAGCCTGGGAACACATATTAACGTGCCTCTCTCGAATTGAGCATTTGCAACTGTTAGGTGAGGGCGCCCCAAGTGATGCAACCTTCTTCACTTCATCTAATTTTGAAACAGAGGAGAAAACACCAAAAACATTAGGTTTCTCTTCTTTTAAGAAAGGAACTCTCCAGAATCCAGCCATGGTGGCCGTAGTTCGGGGAAGTTCATATGACAGTACTAGTGTTGGGGTCAACCCTTCTGCATTGGTAACACCGGAGCAGATAAATAGTTTCATTTCTAATTTGAATCTGCTGGATCAAATTGGGAACTTTGAATTGAACCATGTATTTGCTCATAGTCAACGGTTGAATGGTGAAGCAATAGTAGCATTTGTGAAAGCTCTTTGCAAAGTTTCCATCTCAGAGTTACAGTCTCCAACAGACCCTCGTGTATTTGGGCTCACTAAAATAGTAGAAATCGC GCATTATAATATGAACCGCATCAGATTAGTGTGGTCTCGCATATGGAATGTTCTATCCGATTTCTTTGTGTCAGTTGGCTTGTCAGAAAACCTGTCAGTTGCGATCTTTGCCATGGATTCACTGCGACAACTTGCGATGAAATTTTTGGAGCGTGAGGAGCTGGCTAATTATAACTTCCAGAATGAATTTCTGAGACCATTTGTGATTGTTATGCAGAAGAGCAACTCTACAGAAATTAGAGAATTAATAGTTCGTTGTATTTCACAGATGGTCCTTAGCCGTGTCAGCAATGTGAAATCTGGCTGGAAAAGTGTTTTTATG GTTTTTACAGCTGCTGCGGCTGACGAGCGGAAGAATATAGTATTGTTGGCATTTGAGACCATGGAGAAAATAGTGCGTGAATTTTTCCCTTATATTACTGAGACGGAAACAACGACCTTCACTGACTGTGTTGGATGCCTTTTGACATTTACAAATAGCCGATTCAATAGTGATGTTAGCCTCAATGCAATTGCATTTCTTCGTTTCTGTGCAGTCAGACTTGCTGATGGAGGACTTGTTTGCAATAAGAAGAGAAATGCCGATGGCTCATCAATTGTAGTAGCAAATGGTGTTTCGGATGTACAAGATCTTACTGATAACGACGATCACATGTCCTTTTGGATTCCTTTGCTATCAG GGCTGTCAAAATTAACTTCTGATCCAAGATCAGCTATCAGAAAGAGTTCATTGGAggttctttttaatattttgaaggaTCATGGGCATCTATTCTCACGCACATTTTGGAATAGCATTTTCTGTTCTGTTATTTTCCCTGTATATAACTCAGTATCTGGAAAGCGAGACATGAGTATCCTAGACAGTcattgttcatcttcttcagtATTTGTGCATACTGAAGGAAGCACATGGGATTCTGAGACTTCTTCGGTAGCAGCAGAATGTTTAATAGATTTATTTGTCATCTTCTTTGATATGGTGAGGTCTCAGCTACCAGGTGTGGTGTCTGTACTGACAGGTTTCATTAGAAGTCCTGTTCAGGGTCCAGCTAGTACTGGAGTTGCTGGATTAGTGCGTCTCACAGGTGACCTTGGTAATAGGCTTTCAGAAGAAGAATGGAAAGAGATTTTTCTGTGTTTGAAAGATGCAGCTACATCATCAGTGCCTGGATTCATAAAGGTCTTGAGAACCATGAGTAATATTGAGGTGCTTAAAATTTCACAGTCTTCTGATCATGATTTGACAaatgatgagtttgatgatgaCAATCTGCAAACAGCCACATATGTTGTGTCAAGAACAAAGAATCATATTGCCATGCAGCTACTTATTATACAG GTTACAACTGATCTGTACAGAAAACACCAGCAATCCTTATCACTGCTCAACATCAAAGTCCTTATTGAATTATATTCATCTATTGCTTGCTCGATCTTGGAATTATCTGCCCCGCCTGTGGTTCATTTTGAAAATGAGTCCTTCCAGAATCACCTCAACTTTCTACAAAACTTACATGACAGTCATCATTTTGTGCATGATGAGATAGATCTAGAACAAGAATTAGTAACTGTATGTGAAAATGTACTGGACATATATCTAACTTGTGCTGGTTCTGCATCTGCAATTCACAAGTCTGATACTCAGCCAGTGCCACGTCGACAACTGCCTCTGAATTCAGCCAAGAAAGAAGAGATAGCTGCTAGGACATCTCTAGTCATCTCAGCACTGCAAGGGTTGGCTGGTCTGGGAAAAGATTCATTCAGACGGTATATTCCACGGTTCTTTCAGTTATTGGTAGATCTAGTGAGGAGTGAACACACCTCTGGAGAAGTTCAGCTTGCCCTGAGTAATATGTTCCGTTCGTCTGTAGGCCCCATTATAATGGAATGA